One region of Salinibacterium sp. TMP30 genomic DNA includes:
- a CDS encoding UDP-glucose/GDP-mannose dehydrogenase family protein produces the protein MKISVVGCGYLGAVHASSLAKLGHDVIGIDIDQAKVDLLASAHAPFYEPGLPELLSETLSSGRLAFSTDMSLARGATVHFIAVGTPQQDDSNAVDLTAVESAFDGIVAHLSPGDVVVGKSTVPVGTAQRLAERIEAVGAHLAWNPEFLREGYAVKDTISPDRLVYGVRPGDDHSVAVLDEVYASVLAQDIPRVITDFATSELVKVAANAFLATKISFINAMAEVAEVTGADVTQLADAIGYDQRIGRRFLNAGLGFGGGCLPKDIRGFMARASELGAGDALNFLGEVDAINLRRRERMVDLCREVLGGTIEGAKIAVLGLAFKPDSDDVRDSPALDVAARLAELGGRVRATDPQAIDTSRRLHPDLDYVATAAEAARDADIVLVLTEWREYREIDPAELGSVVAVRAILDGRNCLNPVQWRDAGWTFRALGRP, from the coding sequence GTGAAGATCTCAGTTGTTGGATGCGGCTACCTCGGTGCTGTTCATGCGTCCTCTCTCGCAAAACTTGGCCACGACGTAATCGGAATCGATATCGACCAGGCAAAAGTTGACCTGTTGGCCTCGGCTCACGCCCCGTTCTATGAGCCGGGTCTGCCCGAACTGCTGAGTGAAACCCTTTCCTCGGGCAGGCTCGCCTTCAGTACCGATATGAGTCTCGCTCGGGGGGCCACTGTTCACTTCATCGCGGTCGGCACGCCTCAGCAAGACGACTCAAACGCGGTGGATCTCACGGCAGTTGAGTCGGCCTTTGACGGGATTGTTGCCCACCTGTCGCCTGGCGATGTCGTTGTCGGAAAGTCAACTGTGCCGGTCGGAACCGCTCAGCGCCTTGCGGAGCGCATCGAAGCGGTCGGCGCACACTTGGCCTGGAATCCAGAGTTTCTGCGCGAGGGCTATGCCGTGAAAGACACGATTAGCCCAGATCGCCTTGTGTATGGAGTGCGCCCGGGAGACGACCACTCGGTCGCAGTGCTCGATGAGGTGTATGCCTCTGTGCTCGCCCAAGACATTCCTCGTGTCATCACGGATTTCGCAACATCGGAACTCGTCAAGGTCGCCGCTAACGCGTTCTTGGCCACCAAAATCTCGTTCATCAATGCGATGGCAGAGGTTGCTGAGGTTACCGGGGCAGATGTGACCCAGCTTGCGGATGCCATTGGTTACGACCAAAGAATCGGTCGCCGCTTTTTGAATGCCGGCCTCGGCTTCGGTGGGGGCTGCCTACCGAAGGACATCCGAGGATTTATGGCGCGCGCCTCGGAGTTGGGTGCTGGCGATGCGCTCAACTTCTTGGGAGAGGTCGATGCAATTAACCTTCGTCGGCGTGAGCGCATGGTCGACCTGTGTCGGGAAGTGCTTGGCGGAACTATCGAAGGCGCCAAAATAGCGGTGCTCGGGCTTGCCTTCAAGCCAGATTCTGATGACGTGCGTGATTCTCCGGCACTTGATGTCGCAGCACGTCTCGCTGAGCTGGGTGGCCGCGTGCGTGCAACAGATCCGCAAGCAATTGATACGTCACGCCGACTGCATCCTGATCTCGACTATGTTGCAACCGCCGCGGAAGCAGCCCGCGATGCCGATATCGTGCTGGTGCTCACCGAGTGGCGCGAGTACCGCGAGATTGACCCTGCCGAGCTCGGTTCAGTCGTTGCGGTGCGCGCGATCCTCGACGGTCGCAACTGTCTGAACCCGGTGCAGTGGCGCGATGCCGGCTGGACGTTTCGCGCGCTCGGTCGCCCCTAG
- a CDS encoding LCP family protein, translating to MTKRAWWLLGLNVLIPGSAQLLAGNRKLGRFGVVASFLFVLIVVISVLLSFAAPMVLLTIGSSTLGLWAIALILAFYAVLWLILTLNAWHLANLGRATPTGRTFVAAFSAIVLLAVAGTAGYGAYVATTANSFLSDVFIAAPTKEPIDGRYNILLLGGDAGADREGLRPDSITVASIDAETGEAVLIGLPRNMELAPFVAGSPLADKYPDGYGAYGCDVDVCLLNSIYTEVELNTPDLYPDAAANGSSPGIEAMRDAVEGITGLGIQYYALIDMQGFSDLIDSLGGVTINVAEPVPIHADAEFTIVAEWIPAGVQVMDGYHALWYARSRHDTTDYDRMGRQRQLQQAVIEQFTPANVLTKVQAIAAASSKVVKTDIPQGSLPYFVNLASKTRALPIGSLELVPANDIVPEFPDFEYIRELVAAATAPTLVDEGAE from the coding sequence ATGACAAAACGCGCATGGTGGCTGTTGGGCCTCAACGTGCTCATTCCCGGCTCCGCTCAACTTCTTGCGGGAAACCGCAAGCTCGGTCGTTTCGGTGTCGTCGCAAGCTTCCTGTTCGTGCTGATCGTCGTCATCAGCGTGCTGCTTTCCTTTGCCGCGCCAATGGTGCTGCTCACGATCGGCAGCAGCACGCTGGGGCTCTGGGCAATTGCCCTCATCTTGGCTTTCTATGCCGTTCTGTGGCTCATTCTGACCCTCAACGCCTGGCACCTCGCGAATCTGGGGCGTGCCACTCCCACGGGACGTACCTTCGTCGCCGCGTTTAGTGCCATCGTGCTCCTCGCCGTAGCGGGCACCGCAGGGTATGGCGCCTACGTCGCGACCACCGCCAATTCTTTCCTCAGCGATGTCTTTATCGCCGCCCCCACTAAGGAACCCATCGACGGTCGCTACAACATCTTGCTGCTCGGCGGGGATGCCGGAGCCGATCGTGAAGGGTTGCGCCCCGACAGCATCACTGTTGCCAGCATCGATGCGGAGACAGGGGAGGCCGTGCTCATTGGCTTGCCGCGCAACATGGAACTCGCCCCATTCGTTGCAGGCTCACCGCTGGCCGATAAGTATCCGGATGGCTATGGGGCCTACGGTTGTGACGTTGACGTGTGCCTCCTCAACTCGATTTACACCGAAGTGGAGCTCAATACTCCGGATCTCTACCCCGATGCGGCCGCCAACGGCAGCTCGCCGGGCATCGAAGCGATGCGCGACGCGGTTGAGGGTATAACCGGGCTCGGCATCCAGTACTACGCTCTCATCGATATGCAGGGCTTCTCTGACCTGATCGACTCCTTGGGCGGTGTCACAATCAACGTTGCGGAGCCGGTGCCGATCCATGCGGATGCCGAATTTACGATCGTCGCTGAATGGATCCCCGCTGGGGTTCAGGTCATGGACGGATACCACGCTCTCTGGTACGCGCGTTCGCGGCACGACACTACTGACTATGACCGCATGGGGCGCCAGCGCCAACTGCAGCAGGCGGTCATCGAGCAGTTCACGCCAGCCAACGTGCTCACGAAAGTTCAGGCGATTGCCGCAGCCAGCTCCAAGGTCGTCAAGACCGACATCCCCCAGGGGAGCCTGCCGTATTTCGTGAATCTCGCATCGAAGACACGGGCTCTGCCGATCGGCTCGCTTGAGCTGGTCCCCGCGAACGACATCGTGCCCGAGTTCCCCGACTTCGAGTACATTCGTGAGCTCGTCGCCGCAGCCACAGCACCCACTCTTGTCGACGAAGGTGCCGAATAG
- a CDS encoding acyl-CoA carboxylase subunit beta, with protein sequence MFTTAGRIADLKIRYHEAVTASGDAAIEKQHAKGKMTARERIEQLLDHGSFVELDEFVRHRTHAFGMEKKRPYGDAVVTGVGTIHGRQVAVYAQDFTIFGGSLGEVAGEKIIKVMDHAMKTGVPIIGMLDSGGARIQEGVVALGKYGEIFRRNTQASGVIPQISIIMGPAAGGAVYSPALTDFVIMVDKTSQMFVTGPDVIKTVTGEDVGMEELGGALTHNKVSGVAHYLASDEEDALDYARTLVGFLPDNNLSDPPLYESEVELEITDEDRKLNTIIPDSPNQPYDVKTIIEHIVDNGDFLETQPLFAPNIVVGFGRVEGRSVGIIANQPQAMAGTLNIEAGEKAARFVRFCDAFSIPILTLVDVPGYLPGTDQEWTGVIRRGAKLLYAYAEATVPLVTVITRKAYGGAYIVMGSKQLGADLNYAWPTAEIAVMGGQGAVNILYRGEIKAAEAAGEDVAAVRTRLANEYTYNVASPFLAAERGELDGVIEPAATRVQVVKALRALRTKRASMPPKKHGNIPL encoded by the coding sequence ATGTTCACGACCGCCGGCCGGATCGCCGATCTCAAGATCCGCTATCACGAAGCCGTGACTGCTAGCGGTGATGCGGCAATCGAAAAACAGCACGCTAAGGGCAAGATGACGGCCCGCGAGCGCATCGAGCAGTTACTCGATCACGGTTCGTTCGTTGAGCTCGATGAGTTCGTTCGCCACCGCACCCACGCGTTCGGCATGGAAAAGAAGCGCCCCTATGGTGACGCTGTCGTCACCGGAGTTGGCACGATCCACGGCCGTCAGGTTGCTGTATACGCTCAAGACTTCACGATCTTCGGTGGCTCACTGGGCGAGGTGGCCGGCGAAAAGATCATTAAGGTCATGGACCACGCGATGAAGACCGGCGTTCCGATAATCGGCATGCTCGACTCCGGTGGAGCCCGCATTCAAGAGGGCGTTGTTGCTCTTGGCAAGTACGGCGAAATCTTCCGCCGCAACACTCAGGCTTCAGGCGTGATCCCGCAGATCTCAATCATCATGGGCCCGGCCGCCGGTGGGGCCGTGTACTCCCCCGCCCTCACAGACTTCGTGATCATGGTTGACAAGACCAGCCAGATGTTCGTTACTGGCCCCGACGTCATCAAGACCGTCACTGGTGAAGACGTCGGCATGGAAGAACTGGGTGGCGCACTCACCCACAACAAGGTTTCGGGTGTTGCTCACTACCTTGCCAGCGACGAAGAGGATGCCCTCGACTACGCCCGCACTCTCGTCGGCTTCTTGCCAGACAACAACCTCTCCGATCCTCCTCTCTACGAAAGTGAAGTTGAGCTGGAAATCACCGATGAGGATCGCAAACTCAACACGATCATCCCGGACAGCCCCAACCAGCCCTATGACGTGAAGACGATCATCGAGCACATCGTCGACAACGGCGACTTTCTCGAGACGCAGCCACTGTTCGCCCCCAATATTGTTGTCGGTTTTGGTCGAGTCGAGGGCCGCTCGGTGGGCATCATCGCGAACCAACCGCAGGCAATGGCCGGAACCCTCAACATTGAAGCTGGTGAAAAGGCCGCCCGGTTTGTGCGATTCTGTGACGCGTTCAGCATCCCGATTCTGACTCTCGTGGATGTTCCCGGCTACCTACCCGGCACCGATCAGGAGTGGACCGGCGTGATTCGCCGTGGCGCGAAGCTGCTGTACGCGTATGCCGAAGCAACTGTGCCGCTCGTTACCGTCATCACGCGTAAGGCGTATGGCGGGGCGTACATCGTGATGGGCTCCAAGCAGTTGGGGGCAGACCTCAACTATGCGTGGCCGACCGCAGAGATTGCCGTCATGGGTGGCCAAGGTGCTGTCAACATTTTGTACCGCGGCGAAATCAAGGCTGCAGAAGCTGCCGGTGAGGATGTCGCAGCAGTGCGCACCCGACTGGCCAACGAGTACACCTACAACGTTGCTAGCCCGTTCCTTGCTGCTGAGCGTGGGGAGCTTGATGGCGTTATCGAGCCAGCGGCAACTCGCGTGCAGGTAGTGAAGGCGCTGCGTGCGCTGCGCACAAAGCGAGCGAGCATGCCTCCCAAGAAGCACGGAAACATCCCGCTGTGA
- a CDS encoding glycosyltransferase family 1 protein, with the protein MTTLRVIIDEMLSPTHGSVARYSEELTRGLIASAPSNCFVEAFVSASTEAEYALIAERLPNLAKLHKSALSRRELRASWQHGFTKVPGSGMLHATSLLAPLRRHDRLNRGDQIVVTVHDTVAWTRPESLGTRRAGWSRAMLKRAEKYADAIVVPSHTVAQQLESIASFGDRVRVISGAASTSLRVPDNVEERAVELDLPERFLLAIGGLEPHRGNDHLIHALRDLDDDVILVLVGPEPEDESVAAVVAAEGLSPERVRCLGTLSNEDLSVAFDHAAAFVYPNLEVGFGMPVLEALSFGIPVVHSDAPALLELAADAGVVVEREPAEGYGEALAEGISRVLNDASLAERMFYAGQDRARAFNWRMSAEKVWQLHADL; encoded by the coding sequence ATGACCACTCTCCGCGTCATCATCGACGAGATGCTCTCGCCAACTCACGGCAGCGTCGCCCGATACTCAGAAGAGTTGACGCGAGGACTCATTGCTAGTGCGCCAAGCAACTGTTTCGTTGAAGCGTTCGTGTCGGCATCGACTGAGGCGGAGTACGCACTCATCGCCGAACGTTTGCCAAACCTCGCGAAGCTCCACAAGAGCGCCCTCAGCCGCCGCGAACTCCGTGCTTCGTGGCAACACGGTTTCACGAAGGTTCCCGGTAGCGGAATGCTGCATGCAACGAGCTTGCTCGCCCCGCTGCGCCGCCATGACCGTCTCAATCGTGGAGATCAGATCGTCGTCACCGTGCACGACACGGTCGCGTGGACGCGGCCAGAGTCCCTCGGCACCCGCCGAGCAGGCTGGAGCCGCGCAATGCTCAAGCGCGCAGAAAAGTATGCGGACGCCATAGTCGTTCCCAGCCACACCGTCGCCCAACAGCTCGAGTCAATCGCCAGCTTTGGCGACCGTGTTCGCGTCATCAGCGGGGCAGCAAGCACGAGCTTGCGCGTCCCCGACAATGTCGAGGAACGAGCAGTCGAGCTTGACCTGCCCGAGCGCTTCCTGCTCGCCATCGGCGGGCTCGAACCGCACCGCGGAAACGACCACCTCATCCACGCATTGCGCGACCTCGATGACGACGTCATCCTAGTGCTGGTAGGGCCAGAACCCGAAGACGAAAGCGTTGCCGCCGTCGTCGCGGCCGAGGGACTCAGCCCCGAACGCGTTCGCTGCCTCGGCACTCTCAGCAACGAAGACCTGTCGGTAGCATTCGACCATGCTGCAGCGTTCGTCTATCCGAACCTCGAGGTTGGATTCGGGATGCCCGTACTTGAAGCACTGTCGTTCGGCATTCCCGTGGTGCACTCCGACGCCCCGGCGCTGCTTGAGCTTGCAGCAGATGCCGGCGTTGTTGTGGAGCGCGAGCCAGCCGAAGGTTACGGTGAAGCACTGGCCGAAGGAATCAGTCGCGTGCTGAACGACGCTTCGCTAGCCGAGCGCATGTTCTACGCCGGTCAAGATCGCGCCCGCGCCTTCAACTGGCGCATGTCTGCCGAAAAGGTGTGGCAACTCCACGCTGACCTTTAG
- a CDS encoding biotin--[acetyl-CoA-carboxylase] ligase, which translates to MHFPLSSAVLPLLEHLDEVGSTNQELSARAARGETEHLSALVTTHQSAGRGRLGREWIAPPGKTFAVSVLLAPAEASLESLAWMPLIGGLAMARAVHGLVNDRNVALKWPNDVQIEGLKVSGLLSELVAGGSAVIVGAGLNLTIERDELPTSVSTSLLLEGAEPSVDLALSRYLTELTGLYVQYLAGGFDAVHSGIADAVRAECATIGRRVRVELPGGARIFGTAETIDDQGQLVVKDDANGSLQHVAAGDVTHLRYE; encoded by the coding sequence ATGCACTTTCCCTTGAGTTCCGCCGTCTTGCCGTTGCTTGAGCACCTCGATGAGGTCGGCTCGACCAACCAGGAGCTTTCGGCGCGGGCGGCGCGCGGCGAAACAGAGCACCTCTCGGCGCTGGTGACGACACATCAGTCGGCGGGGCGTGGCCGACTGGGAAGGGAGTGGATTGCGCCTCCGGGGAAGACCTTTGCCGTGTCGGTGCTGCTGGCGCCCGCTGAGGCTTCCCTCGAATCATTGGCCTGGATGCCGCTCATCGGCGGGCTGGCGATGGCTCGGGCCGTGCACGGTCTGGTCAACGATCGCAACGTTGCCCTCAAGTGGCCCAATGACGTGCAGATCGAGGGCTTGAAGGTTTCTGGTCTGCTCTCTGAACTTGTGGCGGGCGGTTCGGCGGTAATCGTCGGTGCCGGGTTGAACCTCACGATTGAGCGCGATGAGTTGCCAACATCCGTCTCAACGTCGTTGCTGCTAGAAGGTGCCGAGCCGAGCGTCGACCTCGCGCTCAGCCGCTATCTGACAGAACTTACCGGGCTGTACGTGCAGTACCTCGCTGGCGGGTTCGATGCAGTTCACAGTGGAATCGCGGATGCCGTGCGTGCTGAATGCGCAACGATTGGCCGTCGGGTGAGAGTGGAGCTTCCTGGCGGGGCACGAATTTTTGGTACCGCTGAAACCATCGACGACCAGGGTCAATTGGTGGTGAAGGATGATGCGAACGGCAGTCTGCAGCACGTCGCGGCAGGGGACGTCACCCACCTGCGGTATGAATGA
- the purE gene encoding 5-(carboxyamino)imidazole ribonucleotide mutase, with the protein MGSVTQPQVAVVMGSDSDWNVMVDASAALKDFGIAHEVSVVSAHRSAEKMIAFGKEAAGRGIRVIIAGAGGAAHLPGMLASVTTLPVIGVPVPLARLDGMDSLLSIVQMPAGIPVATVSIGGARNAGILAARILGSGDAELTQKLADYAAQLEALVDDKNAALNASL; encoded by the coding sequence ATGGGTTCCGTGACTCAACCGCAAGTAGCCGTCGTAATGGGATCAGACTCTGACTGGAACGTGATGGTCGACGCATCAGCGGCGCTCAAAGATTTTGGTATTGCGCACGAAGTGAGCGTGGTGTCTGCGCATCGCAGTGCCGAGAAGATGATCGCGTTCGGCAAAGAGGCGGCTGGCCGCGGCATCCGAGTCATCATTGCGGGTGCTGGCGGCGCCGCTCACCTTCCCGGAATGCTGGCATCGGTCACAACGCTTCCCGTTATTGGTGTGCCGGTTCCCCTTGCGCGCCTCGACGGCATGGATTCGCTGCTGTCAATCGTGCAGATGCCTGCGGGTATCCCTGTTGCGACGGTGTCGATCGGGGGAGCGCGCAACGCCGGAATTTTGGCTGCCCGGATTCTTGGATCTGGCGACGCCGAGTTGACCCAAAAACTTGCCGACTATGCGGCGCAGCTTGAGGCTCTCGTTGACGATAAAAACGCCGCACTGAACGCGAGCCTGTGA
- a CDS encoding 5-(carboxyamino)imidazole ribonucleotide synthase produces the protein MPPIVGVIGGGQLARMMIPRAIELGIELRVLAEGEGMSAQLAATAVGDYTDADTVLAFARDVDVITFDHEHVPQDVLTQLVDAGVAVHPGPAPLAVAQDKILMRHELSRLGLPVPVWASVATSGELDEFLVANGGRVVVKTPRGGYDGKGVRIVSDSSEVADWFDAGAPLLAEELVSFTRELAQLAARSPRGEIALWPVVESVQKDGVCAEVIAPAPSITDSLTEAAATIARAVADELGVTGVLAVELFETTDGRLLINELAMRPHNSGHWTMDGAVTSQFEQHLRAVLDLPLGATDARSPWTVMINVLGGPASGTIADRYPAAFANQPTAKFHEYGKAPRPGRKVGHVNVSGDDLDDVMYRARAAATILTD, from the coding sequence GTGCCACCGATCGTGGGCGTAATTGGCGGGGGCCAGCTGGCCAGAATGATGATCCCGCGCGCAATCGAGCTCGGGATTGAGCTGCGCGTCCTCGCGGAGGGTGAGGGAATGTCGGCTCAGTTGGCGGCGACAGCCGTCGGCGACTACACGGATGCCGACACCGTTCTCGCTTTTGCCCGCGACGTTGACGTCATTACTTTCGACCACGAGCACGTGCCTCAGGATGTGCTGACTCAGCTCGTCGATGCTGGTGTTGCCGTGCATCCGGGGCCTGCGCCGTTAGCGGTCGCGCAAGACAAGATTCTGATGCGACACGAGCTGAGCCGGCTCGGTTTGCCGGTTCCGGTGTGGGCGAGTGTTGCGACGTCGGGGGAACTTGATGAGTTTTTGGTCGCCAATGGTGGTCGTGTCGTCGTGAAGACGCCTCGCGGTGGCTATGACGGCAAGGGCGTGCGCATCGTCTCCGATTCGAGCGAGGTCGCTGACTGGTTTGATGCGGGCGCACCGCTGCTGGCCGAAGAACTGGTGTCGTTCACTCGTGAGCTCGCGCAATTGGCAGCCCGCAGCCCGCGCGGCGAGATCGCGCTGTGGCCCGTGGTCGAGTCGGTTCAAAAAGATGGGGTGTGCGCTGAAGTTATCGCGCCCGCGCCGTCGATCACCGACTCACTCACCGAAGCCGCCGCCACCATCGCTCGCGCCGTTGCTGACGAGCTGGGAGTCACCGGCGTCCTCGCTGTGGAACTTTTCGAAACCACCGATGGACGCCTCCTCATCAACGAACTCGCGATGCGCCCCCACAACAGTGGGCACTGGACAATGGATGGCGCGGTCACGAGCCAATTCGAACAACACTTGCGTGCCGTGCTCGACCTCCCTCTGGGGGCGACCGATGCCCGCTCGCCGTGGACGGTCATGATCAACGTTCTCGGGGGACCAGCATCCGGAACCATCGCCGACCGTTATCCCGCCGCATTCGCCAACCAGCCGACGGCGAAGTTTCACGAATACGGCAAAGCACCACGCCCCGGCCGCAAGGTCGGCCACGTGAATGTGAGCGGCGATGACCTCGATGACGTCATGTACCGCGCGCGTGCCGCAGCAACGATTCTCACGGATTGA
- a CDS encoding PH domain-containing protein has product MPNEPVSVQREAIVARVRSHARALIFPGIVLVATAGALGYFFGSFAEDWQNLALLTAGLLLIVVAWFLPFFGWLSRNYTITTRRVVLSSGVFVRVRQELLHSRGYDVTVRQNWVQRMFGSGDLLINAGHDYPVVLRDIPSVLITQAALHDLMENNQNLVSMRRQRDESQASDETTVWGTR; this is encoded by the coding sequence ATGCCAAATGAGCCAGTAAGCGTTCAGCGTGAGGCGATTGTCGCCCGTGTTCGTTCGCACGCGCGGGCGCTGATCTTTCCCGGCATCGTTCTTGTCGCCACGGCGGGCGCGCTTGGCTATTTCTTTGGCAGTTTTGCCGAAGACTGGCAGAACCTTGCGCTGCTTACCGCGGGCCTCCTGCTCATCGTCGTTGCGTGGTTCTTGCCATTCTTTGGGTGGCTCTCCAGAAACTACACAATCACCACACGACGAGTAGTGCTCTCGAGCGGCGTATTTGTTCGTGTCAGGCAAGAGTTGCTGCATAGCCGCGGCTACGACGTCACTGTGCGGCAAAACTGGGTGCAGCGGATGTTCGGCAGCGGCGATCTACTCATTAACGCCGGCCATGACTATCCGGTCGTCTTGCGCGACATCCCTTCCGTCTTGATCACTCAGGCGGCTCTGCACGACCTCATGGAGAACAACCAGAACCTTGTCTCGATGAGGCGGCAACGGGACGAATCACAGGCCTCAGACGAGACCACCGTCTGGGGTACTCGCTAG
- a CDS encoding acyl-CoA carboxylase subunit epsilon, translated as MGADANEDVPDIRIVSTNVTPEEIAAVTAVVRVALAESAELAGLDESAPASAWARSQRPIRTPLHPGPGAWNASSRH; from the coding sequence ATGGGTGCAGACGCTAACGAGGACGTTCCCGACATTCGGATCGTCTCGACGAACGTTACCCCGGAGGAGATCGCTGCGGTCACCGCAGTGGTGCGAGTTGCTCTCGCAGAGTCTGCCGAGCTAGCGGGACTGGATGAATCGGCGCCGGCATCTGCGTGGGCTCGCAGTCAGCGCCCCATTCGCACGCCACTGCATCCTGGGCCTGGCGCGTGGAACGCAAGCTCCCGGCACTAA
- the rfbD gene encoding dTDP-4-dehydrorhamnose reductase gives MTRIAVVGAGGMLGTDLMRALSGRDATALTRNELDVTDREAALDVLSGYDVIINTSAYTRVDDAESDEEAAHLINAVGPHNLALAAATHGSRLVQLSTDYVFDGTATEPYAEDAPRHPVSAYGRTKAAGELLALEHNPGRTAIVRTAWLYGQHGSSFPRTMLRLAADRETLDVVNDQRGQPTWTGDLARQLIALVDAGTPAGIFHGTNGGQATWFDLAQAVFVCAGLDPDRVKPTDSSAFQRPAPRPSFSVLGHQAWLDAGIEPMRDWKQALHDAYDSGALTAE, from the coding sequence GTGACCCGAATTGCGGTTGTCGGTGCCGGCGGAATGCTCGGTACCGACCTCATGCGTGCGCTCAGCGGCCGCGACGCTACCGCACTGACGCGCAACGAACTCGACGTCACCGACCGCGAGGCTGCACTCGACGTGCTCAGCGGCTACGACGTCATCATCAACACCTCGGCATACACGCGAGTGGATGACGCCGAAAGCGACGAAGAGGCCGCTCACCTCATCAACGCGGTTGGTCCCCACAATCTCGCCCTCGCCGCGGCGACGCACGGGTCACGACTCGTGCAACTCTCTACCGACTACGTGTTTGACGGCACGGCCACAGAACCCTACGCGGAGGACGCTCCTCGGCATCCGGTGTCCGCGTATGGCCGCACAAAAGCTGCCGGCGAATTGTTGGCTCTTGAGCACAACCCTGGCCGCACGGCGATTGTGCGCACAGCGTGGTTGTACGGCCAGCACGGTTCGAGCTTTCCCCGCACGATGCTGAGGCTCGCTGCAGATCGCGAAACGCTCGACGTGGTGAATGACCAGCGCGGCCAACCCACCTGGACAGGCGATCTGGCCCGGCAACTTATCGCACTAGTCGATGCTGGCACCCCCGCCGGAATATTCCACGGCACCAACGGCGGCCAAGCCACATGGTTCGACCTAGCGCAGGCAGTGTTCGTTTGTGCCGGACTTGATCCTGATAGGGTCAAGCCGACCGACAGTTCAGCCTTTCAACGGCCTGCGCCACGACCGAGCTTCTCTGTGCTTGGCCACCAAGCGTGGCTCGATGCGGGGATTGAACCAATGCGTGATTGGAAGCAGGCACTTCACGACGCCTATGATTCAGGAGCATTGACTGCAGAATGA
- a CDS encoding GtrA family protein, with translation MRKLLGQFLRFGVVGLGGLVIDVAVFNLLRITILSPDVLHEGPMVAKVISTTLAIGANWVGNRRWTFATAGRIGAAREGLEFAVVSVAGMGIGVLCLWVSHYVLGYTSLLADNIATNVIGLALGAVFRFALYRWWVFRPGRGLLAADVALGATERAKRPAGIAPLHRVQTVATVEDRAHRND, from the coding sequence ATGCGAAAGCTGCTCGGCCAATTCTTACGTTTCGGCGTAGTTGGGCTCGGCGGGCTCGTGATCGATGTCGCAGTATTCAATCTGTTGCGGATCACAATCCTCTCACCCGACGTTCTTCACGAAGGACCGATGGTCGCAAAAGTGATCTCGACCACCCTGGCCATCGGTGCCAACTGGGTCGGCAACCGGCGCTGGACTTTTGCTACCGCCGGTCGCATCGGAGCGGCCCGGGAAGGCCTAGAATTCGCCGTCGTCAGCGTTGCCGGGATGGGAATCGGCGTACTGTGCCTGTGGGTGTCGCACTACGTGCTGGGCTACACATCGCTGCTCGCCGACAACATCGCCACCAACGTTATCGGTCTCGCACTCGGCGCTGTGTTCCGCTTCGCCCTCTACCGCTGGTGGGTCTTTCGGCCGGGTCGTGGCCTGCTCGCCGCCGACGTGGCGCTAGGGGCGACCGAGCGCGCGAAACGTCCAGCCGGCATCGCGCCACTGCACCGGGTTCAGACAGTTGCGACCGTCGAGGATCGCGCGCACCGCAACGACTGA